The following coding sequences lie in one Chelatococcus sp. YT9 genomic window:
- a CDS encoding agmatinase family protein, with amino-acid sequence MTSLDLLPPGLVVNTMKGDVAEHRAGAWLTWDGTLDLDCAIVGVPYDGASVVRTGSRHGPDAVRQAMMYFTTYSSRDRRAMTDFRAADIGDIEVVLTDMEGTFARITETVRQLVTRGIVPVMIGGDHSIAFPNLRGVIEAMGPSKKLGVIHFDAHHDLRKAHLGAESSGVPFRKTLELPGTLLNGRNLVQVGMAEFTNSPQLDDYAKDMGVTVISGLEVRERGIAAVVEQALAIAGEGTDAIYLSVDIDCLSHAQAPGTAAPNPFGLDLHDVQFAMRKIAASNKLIGADLVEISPPFDPRNITGASGASLILSLLYGLSSRTPAA; translated from the coding sequence GTGACATCTCTCGATCTTCTACCCCCGGGCCTTGTCGTCAATACCATGAAAGGCGATGTCGCCGAGCATCGCGCTGGCGCGTGGCTCACCTGGGACGGGACGCTTGACCTCGACTGCGCGATCGTCGGCGTGCCCTATGATGGAGCCTCGGTCGTCCGCACGGGCTCCCGTCATGGGCCTGACGCGGTGCGCCAGGCGATGATGTATTTCACCACCTATTCGAGCCGAGATCGCCGCGCCATGACCGATTTCCGCGCCGCGGACATCGGCGATATCGAGGTCGTTCTCACAGATATGGAAGGCACCTTCGCGCGCATCACCGAGACGGTGCGTCAGCTCGTTACGCGCGGGATCGTGCCGGTGATGATCGGCGGTGATCACTCCATCGCCTTCCCCAACCTGCGTGGCGTCATCGAGGCCATGGGACCGAGCAAGAAGCTCGGCGTCATCCATTTCGACGCCCATCACGACCTGCGCAAGGCCCACCTCGGGGCCGAGTCGAGCGGCGTGCCGTTCCGCAAGACCCTCGAGCTTCCCGGCACCCTCCTCAACGGCCGCAACCTCGTGCAGGTTGGCATGGCGGAATTCACCAATTCGCCGCAGCTCGACGACTACGCGAAGGACATGGGCGTCACGGTCATCTCGGGCCTGGAGGTACGCGAGCGCGGCATCGCCGCCGTCGTCGAGCAGGCCCTGGCGATCGCCGGTGAGGGGACGGACGCGATCTATCTCTCGGTCGACATCGACTGTCTGTCCCATGCGCAGGCGCCGGGAACCGCCGCACCCAACCCCTTCGGGCTCGATCTCCACGACGTGCAGTTCGCCATGCGCAAAATCGCGGCGAGCAACAAGCTGATCGGCGCCGATCTCGTGGAAATCTCGCCGCCCTTCGACCCGCGCAATATCACGGGCGCCAGCGGTGCATCACTGATCCTCAGCCTGCTCTATGGGTTGTCGTCACGCACCCCGGCGGCTTGA
- a CDS encoding LysR substrate-binding domain-containing protein: MVARNLPLATLRTFDVAARHGSLTKAATELNLTDSAVSHQLRKLEEALGFDLFEKSGRGVALTDAGRIFARSVGTALQDIARTAHSLVDADAEGGRLMIACSPMFASKWLARNLPAFCEDHPAIECHIHLSENDRVAEVADADIGIQFGTGDWPGKRSFLLENVSIAPACSPLLFQRAGRTLTRAADLRDVVLLHRDDGSEWRRWLADEGEHDFSLYRRHLYCNDLSVAMDMAVEGAGVVLVSDTLSMAHVREGSLMRPFAAMIQATGGWYVVCDGYRLERSSNRLFLHWLMSRFGKLLTLNGESDQAAGVRDDNP, encoded by the coding sequence ATGGTCGCGCGTAACCTGCCGCTCGCCACGCTGCGCACATTCGATGTGGCGGCGCGTCACGGCAGCCTGACGAAGGCAGCCACCGAGCTGAACCTGACGGATAGTGCGGTCAGCCACCAGTTGCGTAAGCTGGAGGAAGCTCTCGGTTTCGACCTCTTTGAGAAATCCGGCCGCGGCGTGGCCCTCACCGATGCCGGCCGCATCTTCGCGCGCTCCGTGGGAACGGCTTTGCAGGACATCGCCCGCACCGCGCACAGCCTTGTTGACGCGGACGCCGAGGGCGGACGTCTGATGATCGCTTGCTCGCCGATGTTCGCCAGCAAATGGCTCGCCCGGAATCTGCCCGCCTTCTGCGAGGACCATCCGGCGATCGAATGCCATATCCACCTTTCGGAGAATGACCGCGTGGCGGAGGTGGCGGACGCGGACATCGGCATCCAGTTCGGGACCGGGGACTGGCCGGGCAAGCGCTCCTTCCTCTTGGAGAATGTCTCCATCGCGCCCGCCTGCAGCCCGCTCCTGTTCCAGCGAGCCGGGCGTACGTTGACGCGTGCGGCGGATCTGCGCGATGTGGTGCTTCTCCACCGCGATGACGGCTCCGAATGGCGCCGCTGGCTGGCGGACGAGGGCGAGCATGATTTCAGCCTCTACCGCCGGCATCTCTATTGCAACGACCTCAGCGTTGCCATGGACATGGCAGTCGAGGGCGCCGGCGTCGTCCTCGTCAGCGATACCCTGTCGATGGCCCATGTTCGGGAAGGAAGCCTCATGCGACCCTTTGCGGCCATGATCCAGGCGACCGGCGGCTGGTATGTCGTCTGCGACGGCTACCGGCTGGAGCGTTCGAGCAATCGTCTCTTCCTGCATTGGCTGATGAGCCGCTTCGGGAAGCTGCTGACGCTCAACGGCGAGAGTGATCAAGCCGCCGGGGTGCGTGACGACAACCCATAG